From the genome of Pelagicoccus sp. SDUM812003, one region includes:
- a CDS encoding BACON domain-containing carbohydrate-binding protein, producing the protein MVLCALSFAQATVGVAQELVETGLVLRLESNAGLMLDGETVVGWQDASGFGNDLEAVGAPQLLEDALPSRRDAVGFDGVNDVLQRISSTDTIAGLSAGSTDRSVFFLVRYYGGSATAGFSYGNGAANQAFGLTANQGTGNLVLQGWGAANDLTSSEVGYGAGWITQSAVLDSGVATHFLNGTSIGSHSHVYNTVLSRIVVGEEISGLGKVSLDVAAILVYDRALDETERAAVEAYLNSRYLQEPSSPTLPDIEITSPGFGSALSETADATLSASANDAEDGDLSSGVSWNSSIDGDLGSGASIVTSLSPGVHRIRASVTDSGGNQSAALVVVEVEDDPVYWPGVQGLALQLEVDSGVAIEDGSTVESWLDGSGKGNDVARSGKPRFGSSTTPTGWIGIQFDGTDDSLERDDGFSGLPSGNGNRSVFLVTRYDGGTGYGGFVYGRAGFNQAFGLTLNASSDKLVVQGFGGSNDVISSRAALGQGWILQSAILRSSEISHFLNGELIDQATRSYATVLDRMVIGESISGGEFIDMDIAAALVFDRALDEGEAALIEGYLMAKYLDYDYGATIAIDAESEVSEYLEGETVVLGAVAYDPRREEIADTIVWRSDIDGELGTGPDLEVVLTPGSHVVTATAAGANDLVLEDSRTIVVHDLSEDGRLAAGLALLLEVDQGVGMDAFANVLSWEDRSGNENHLMAQGDPSFELDATPNGYPAIALDGVGDALKRIKDETTNISGLPDSGSDRDVFLVARYDGGSGTGGFGYGSDSDLGGFELGIKQSNGELTLDVQGEGNLLSSGSLAKGAGWFVHRGTVSDGRVSQSRNGVENSWFSRDLDTVVEKIVLGTELEEQANLEMSVAAIIIYDRALGDFEADYMQSYLASKYFGTGNEASTVLLDSAYQELSYPPSDYVLTVSAEEAWEVKGLPDWLSVDVASGEGDASVTLSATENESVNPRVATIRIGDKSHTVAQFGVPFVAIELPTKEMRSIGLIYELSVSSNTDWEVEGLVDWVQVSPAQGLGNGLVTIEVLANETGVERSVTLTIGGEPHLVTQAAPALPEVTQQPQEVAVFEWQRADFRIDAVSPYPIEYQWQVSLDDGQTWTDFEGLDSAVVALPPLGLTYDEALIRCVLFNGDGETLSQSALLTVVERPLMAFTTGTQAEIGFSVEILDTTASYRLEMSTDLVTWAEASETLSGEELTELLQVVPDLSGSGRIFYRVVRVD; encoded by the coding sequence ATGGTTTTATGTGCGCTTTCCTTCGCTCAGGCGACGGTGGGCGTCGCTCAGGAGTTGGTGGAGACTGGCCTTGTTTTGCGGCTCGAATCGAATGCAGGATTGATGCTAGACGGCGAAACGGTTGTCGGGTGGCAGGACGCTTCTGGTTTCGGCAACGATTTGGAAGCAGTAGGGGCCCCTCAACTACTCGAGGACGCGCTTCCTTCTCGAAGGGATGCCGTCGGCTTCGATGGCGTAAACGATGTTCTGCAACGTATTTCCTCCACAGATACGATAGCCGGCCTATCTGCTGGTTCGACGGATCGTTCGGTTTTCTTTCTGGTTCGGTACTACGGAGGTTCGGCCACAGCTGGCTTCAGCTATGGAAATGGAGCGGCGAATCAGGCTTTCGGACTGACGGCGAATCAAGGGACTGGAAATCTGGTTTTGCAGGGTTGGGGGGCGGCCAACGATCTGACGTCATCCGAAGTCGGATACGGAGCGGGGTGGATAACGCAAAGCGCGGTATTGGATTCTGGAGTGGCGACGCATTTCTTGAACGGAACCTCGATCGGTTCGCATTCCCACGTTTACAATACCGTGCTGAGTCGGATCGTGGTTGGAGAAGAGATATCCGGACTCGGAAAAGTCTCTCTGGATGTGGCCGCGATTCTGGTCTACGATCGAGCTCTTGACGAAACGGAGCGCGCTGCGGTGGAAGCGTATTTGAATTCTCGTTACTTGCAGGAGCCTTCTTCTCCTACCTTGCCAGATATCGAAATAACCTCGCCAGGGTTTGGGAGCGCATTGTCGGAAACGGCGGACGCCACCTTGTCTGCCAGCGCGAATGACGCGGAAGACGGAGACCTCTCGAGCGGGGTTTCATGGAACTCCAGCATCGACGGTGATCTGGGGAGCGGAGCATCGATCGTGACGAGCCTCTCGCCGGGCGTGCACCGTATCAGAGCCAGCGTCACGGACTCCGGGGGGAATCAGAGCGCCGCCCTAGTGGTGGTGGAGGTTGAGGATGATCCGGTGTATTGGCCAGGCGTGCAAGGGCTGGCGTTGCAGTTGGAAGTCGACTCTGGTGTCGCGATAGAGGATGGCTCTACGGTCGAGAGCTGGCTGGATGGATCGGGTAAGGGGAACGATGTGGCTCGAAGCGGCAAGCCGAGGTTTGGGAGCTCCACGACTCCGACGGGGTGGATCGGTATCCAGTTCGATGGCACGGACGATTCTCTGGAGCGCGATGACGGCTTTAGCGGCTTGCCAAGCGGAAACGGGAATCGCAGCGTGTTTTTGGTGACAAGATACGATGGCGGAACGGGCTACGGTGGTTTCGTCTACGGTCGGGCAGGGTTCAACCAAGCCTTCGGTTTGACGCTGAATGCGAGCTCCGACAAGTTGGTTGTGCAGGGTTTCGGTGGAAGCAACGATGTGATCTCCTCCCGAGCGGCTCTGGGGCAGGGATGGATTCTCCAATCTGCGATTCTGCGTTCGAGCGAGATCTCCCACTTTTTGAATGGTGAACTGATCGATCAAGCCACGAGAAGCTACGCGACGGTGCTGGACCGCATGGTTATCGGGGAGTCGATTTCCGGTGGCGAGTTCATTGATATGGATATCGCCGCGGCCTTGGTCTTCGATCGAGCTCTCGACGAAGGAGAGGCCGCCTTGATCGAAGGCTATCTTATGGCGAAGTATCTGGATTACGACTACGGAGCGACGATTGCGATCGATGCCGAGTCAGAGGTTTCCGAGTATCTGGAGGGGGAGACGGTCGTTCTCGGTGCGGTGGCGTATGATCCTCGGCGCGAGGAAATCGCGGATACCATCGTTTGGAGATCCGATATTGATGGCGAATTGGGCACGGGGCCTGACTTGGAAGTGGTCCTTACCCCGGGCTCGCATGTGGTCACTGCCACCGCTGCTGGAGCGAATGACCTCGTATTGGAGGATTCACGAACGATCGTGGTGCACGATCTCTCCGAGGACGGTCGCTTGGCCGCGGGGTTGGCGTTGCTTCTCGAGGTCGATCAGGGGGTCGGTATGGACGCCTTCGCTAACGTTCTTTCGTGGGAGGACCGTTCCGGAAACGAAAATCATTTGATGGCGCAGGGGGATCCGAGCTTCGAGCTCGACGCCACCCCGAATGGCTATCCAGCGATCGCTTTGGATGGTGTGGGCGACGCTCTTAAGCGTATTAAGGATGAAACTACGAACATTTCCGGTTTGCCCGATAGCGGCTCGGATCGGGATGTCTTTCTCGTGGCTCGCTACGACGGAGGCTCGGGGACAGGCGGATTTGGCTATGGCTCTGATTCGGATCTTGGAGGCTTCGAGCTCGGAATCAAGCAAAGCAATGGTGAGCTGACGCTCGATGTGCAAGGAGAGGGAAACTTGCTCAGTTCGGGGAGCCTCGCCAAAGGCGCGGGCTGGTTCGTCCACCGGGGAACGGTGTCGGACGGACGGGTCTCGCAGTCGAGAAATGGCGTAGAGAATAGCTGGTTTTCCCGAGATCTCGATACGGTGGTGGAAAAAATCGTATTGGGCACGGAGTTGGAGGAGCAAGCGAATCTCGAGATGTCGGTAGCGGCGATTATCATCTACGATAGGGCCTTGGGCGATTTCGAGGCGGACTACATGCAGTCGTATTTGGCGTCCAAATACTTCGGGACAGGGAACGAGGCGTCGACGGTCTTGCTTGATTCCGCGTATCAGGAACTGAGCTATCCGCCAAGCGATTATGTGTTGACGGTTTCCGCTGAGGAAGCATGGGAGGTGAAAGGCCTGCCTGATTGGCTGTCGGTCGATGTCGCGAGCGGCGAGGGAGACGCTAGCGTGACGCTTAGCGCCACCGAAAACGAGTCCGTAAATCCGCGCGTGGCCACGATTCGAATAGGCGACAAGAGCCATACCGTAGCCCAGTTCGGCGTTCCTTTCGTTGCCATAGAATTGCCGACCAAGGAGATGCGTTCGATCGGGCTGATTTATGAGCTGTCGGTATCTTCGAACACTGACTGGGAGGTCGAGGGCTTGGTCGACTGGGTTCAGGTTTCGCCGGCGCAAGGCCTTGGAAACGGGTTGGTGACCATCGAGGTTCTGGCGAATGAAACCGGTGTCGAAAGAAGCGTCACGCTGACGATCGGAGGAGAGCCGCATCTCGTCACCCAAGCTGCCCCGGCGTTGCCGGAAGTGACGCAGCAGCCGCAGGAAGTCGCTGTTTTCGAGTGGCAACGGGCAGATTTCAGGATCGATGCGGTGAGCCCGTATCCGATCGAGTACCAGTGGCAGGTTTCGCTGGACGATGGCCAAACCTGGACGGATTTTGAGGGATTGGATTCGGCGGTGGTCGCTTTGCCTCCACTGGGACTGACCTATGACGAGGCTTTGATTCGGTGCGTTCTTTTCAACGGCGACGGGGAAACGCTCAGTCAGTCGGCGCTATTGACGGTGGTGGAACGCCCGCTCATGGCGTTCACTACGGGGACTCAAGCGGAGATCGGATTCAGTGTAGAGATCTTGGATACGACCGCTAGCTATCGCTTGGAGATGTCCACGGACCTCGTTACGTGGGCGGAAGCGAGCGAAACGCTCAGCGGAGAAGAGCTGACCGAGCTGCTGCAGGTCGTTCCCGACCTGTCAGGTTCCGGCCGAATCTTCTACCGCGTGGTACGAGTGGACTGA
- a CDS encoding polysaccharide deacetylase family protein has protein sequence MTTKSLVFAALSIGYALCAAADTNSFRWPNEKGAAVCLTYDDSLASQLDVAYPQLEEAGLKGTFFLQGNGRTMNDRLDDWRDVASAGHELASHSLFHPCRKALPGRDWVAANRDLDQYSLDRVRSELEITNTLLHAIDGQSTRTFAYPCGDTAAEHGESSFLPIADDLFVASRGVYSNLGSIRDLDFNNTPGFDPSGKDLSASIAYLEDCYEKGTVAVFLMHGVGGDYLVTDAELHQALLDYLVENQDRFWIDTFKNVMTHAHAEFQRLGWDER, from the coding sequence ATGACTACCAAATCGCTCGTCTTCGCCGCCCTCTCGATTGGCTACGCGCTCTGCGCCGCCGCCGACACCAACTCCTTCCGATGGCCCAACGAAAAAGGCGCGGCCGTCTGCCTGACATACGATGACTCCCTCGCGTCCCAGCTCGACGTCGCTTACCCGCAGCTCGAAGAGGCTGGCCTCAAGGGTACGTTTTTTCTGCAAGGCAACGGTCGCACCATGAACGACCGTCTGGACGACTGGCGGGACGTCGCGAGCGCTGGCCACGAACTGGCGAGCCATTCGCTCTTTCACCCCTGCCGCAAAGCTCTGCCTGGCAGAGATTGGGTGGCCGCGAACCGCGACTTGGATCAATACTCACTCGATCGCGTCCGGTCGGAGTTGGAAATTACCAATACGCTCCTGCACGCTATAGACGGCCAGTCCACCCGCACCTTCGCCTACCCCTGCGGAGACACAGCGGCTGAGCATGGAGAAAGCTCGTTTCTGCCCATCGCTGACGACCTGTTCGTCGCCTCTCGCGGCGTGTATTCAAACCTTGGATCGATACGGGACCTAGATTTCAACAATACGCCTGGTTTCGATCCCTCAGGTAAGGACCTCAGCGCCTCGATCGCGTATCTAGAAGATTGCTACGAAAAGGGAACCGTAGCGGTTTTCCTGATGCATGGAGTCGGAGGGGATTACTTGGTCACCGACGCGGAGCTGCATCAAGCCTTGCTCGACTATCTCGTCGAAAACCAGGACCGCTTCTGGATCGACACCTTCAAAAACGTCATGACCCACGCCCACGCCGAGTTCCAACGCCTCGGCTGGGACGAGCGTTAG
- a CDS encoding phospholipase D family protein produces MPTTRFIANEETHQSVIVDAVNECQQFLWIATSDIKDMHIKRGRRAIPFLQRLSELVDVGISIRLIHAKEPGPAFREDYDRFPNLIDGMEMILCPRAHFKSIIVDGRLAYTGSANLTGAGLGMKSKDRRNFEGGILSDDPELVRPIMQQFDTLWIGGHCPSCQRKAHCATYHELIGAE; encoded by the coding sequence ATGCCCACCACCCGATTCATCGCCAACGAAGAGACGCACCAGAGCGTGATCGTCGACGCAGTGAACGAGTGCCAGCAGTTCCTCTGGATCGCCACCTCCGATATAAAGGACATGCACATCAAGCGCGGCAGGCGAGCCATCCCCTTTCTCCAGCGCCTGTCCGAGCTGGTCGACGTTGGCATATCCATTCGCTTGATACACGCCAAGGAGCCGGGCCCCGCGTTTCGCGAGGATTACGATCGCTTTCCAAACCTGATCGATGGCATGGAGATGATCCTCTGCCCGCGAGCCCACTTCAAGTCGATCATCGTCGATGGGCGCCTCGCCTACACCGGCAGCGCCAATCTCACCGGGGCCGGTCTCGGCATGAAAAGCAAGGATCGACGAAACTTCGAAGGCGGCATTCTCAGCGACGACCCCGAGCTCGTACGGCCGATCATGCAGCAGTTCGACACGCTATGGATCGGCGGCCACTGCCCCAGCTGCCAGCGCAAGGCCCATTGCGCCACCTATCACGAGCTAATCGGCGCCGAGTGA
- a CDS encoding 2-hydroxyacid dehydrogenase → MKVIFFSAKSYDREFFEAENRAYGFDLSFIDTDLSLETVLLAKEADAVCAFVNDTLDAQILGSLAESGVRSIALRCAGFNNVDLAAAKRLGIRVGRVPAYSPYAVAEHAVALILALNRKVHRAYNRVRESNFSLEGLMGFDLHGTTVGVIGTGKIGQIFVGIMKGFGCEVLAYDPYPSEKAASLGAKYVSLEELYQRSSIVSLHCPLSPESHHMIDEAAIEKMQDGVMLINTSRGALVDTAALIQGLKLRKIGHVGLDVYEEEADLFFEDLSTQVMQDDIFARLTTFPNVIVTGHQAFLTSNALRNIAQTTLGNLKAFADGAECPNELSV, encoded by the coding sequence ATGAAAGTCATTTTTTTTAGCGCGAAGTCCTACGACCGAGAATTCTTCGAAGCGGAAAATCGAGCCTATGGCTTCGACCTGTCGTTCATCGATACGGACCTTTCCCTGGAGACCGTCCTGTTGGCGAAGGAAGCGGATGCGGTTTGCGCCTTCGTGAACGACACCTTGGACGCGCAGATTCTCGGCTCCCTCGCGGAGAGCGGGGTCCGCTCCATCGCTCTGCGCTGCGCGGGCTTCAACAATGTGGACTTGGCGGCGGCCAAGCGGCTGGGAATACGCGTCGGCCGCGTGCCGGCCTATTCGCCCTACGCTGTGGCGGAGCACGCCGTGGCTTTGATCCTGGCCCTCAATCGCAAGGTGCATCGGGCCTACAACCGCGTGCGCGAAAGCAACTTTTCGCTGGAGGGGCTGATGGGATTCGACCTGCATGGCACGACGGTCGGTGTGATCGGAACGGGCAAGATTGGCCAGATCTTCGTCGGCATCATGAAGGGCTTTGGTTGCGAAGTGCTGGCCTACGATCCTTATCCCAGCGAAAAGGCGGCATCGTTGGGAGCGAAGTACGTTTCCCTCGAGGAGCTTTATCAGCGCTCCAGCATCGTGAGCCTGCATTGTCCGCTGTCTCCAGAATCTCATCACATGATCGATGAAGCCGCTATCGAGAAGATGCAGGATGGAGTGATGCTCATCAACACCAGCCGTGGGGCTTTGGTGGATACAGCGGCTTTGATTCAGGGCTTGAAGTTGCGAAAGATCGGGCACGTCGGTTTGGACGTCTACGAAGAAGAGGCGGATCTGTTTTTCGAGGATCTCTCCACCCAGGTCATGCAGGATGACATTTTCGCTCGTCTTACCACGTTTCCCAACGTGATCGTGACCGGCCATCAAGCCTTTTTGACATCCAACGCCCTGCGAAACATCGCTCAGACCACGCTTGGCAACCTGAAGGCCTTCGCTGACGGCGCCGAATGCCCGAACGAGCTTTCGGTCTAG
- a CDS encoding RNA polymerase sigma factor: MSRPTAISAEIAAIYRRESGKVIATLAHLLGDLDLAEDAMQDAFAVAVKTWQENGIPEKPAEWLISTGRFKAIDAIRRRSKLETLQPELARRLQEIEDANLSLAERDIKDDRLRLIFTCCHPAIDLKVQVPLTLREVCGLTTEEIASAFLTAPATMAQRIVRGKAKIRDARIPFVIPSLADLPERLDAVLSVIYLVFNEGYSASTGESLTRLDLSQEAIRLARLVLELIPDPEVKGLLALMLLHESRRTTRVDAQGDIVLLENQDRSRWDKQLIAEGCALVEESLASRRFGFYAIQAAISATHAEAASSEETDWAQIVALYDVLLRIEPSPVIELNRAVAVAMRDGPEAGLALIDALLERGELVDYHLAHSARGELLHRLGRGELAKAAFETALGLAKQEPERRFLRRRIAAL, encoded by the coding sequence ATGTCTCGTCCAACTGCTATTTCCGCGGAAATCGCTGCCATCTATCGACGCGAATCTGGAAAAGTGATCGCGACCTTGGCCCATTTGCTGGGCGATTTGGATCTTGCGGAAGACGCCATGCAGGACGCGTTTGCGGTAGCGGTTAAGACTTGGCAGGAGAATGGGATTCCCGAAAAGCCGGCGGAGTGGCTCATTTCCACGGGGCGATTCAAGGCCATCGATGCGATTCGCCGGCGCTCCAAGCTTGAGACGCTGCAGCCCGAGCTGGCTCGACGATTGCAGGAGATCGAGGACGCGAATCTTTCTTTGGCGGAACGCGATATCAAGGACGACCGCTTGCGGCTGATCTTCACCTGCTGCCACCCGGCGATCGATCTCAAGGTGCAGGTACCGCTGACGCTGCGCGAAGTATGCGGGCTGACGACCGAGGAAATCGCCAGCGCCTTTCTGACCGCTCCAGCCACCATGGCCCAGCGCATCGTGCGCGGAAAGGCCAAGATTCGAGACGCCCGGATTCCGTTTGTTATCCCCTCGCTGGCGGACTTGCCGGAGCGGTTGGACGCGGTCTTGTCGGTCATCTATCTGGTTTTCAACGAAGGCTATTCCGCTTCCACGGGTGAGAGTTTGACTCGCCTCGACCTTTCGCAAGAAGCCATCCGGCTGGCCCGCCTCGTGTTGGAGCTGATTCCCGACCCGGAGGTGAAAGGGCTGCTGGCCCTGATGCTGTTGCACGAGTCTCGTCGAACCACGCGCGTCGACGCCCAAGGAGACATCGTTCTGCTCGAAAATCAGGATCGAAGTCGCTGGGACAAACAGCTTATCGCTGAAGGCTGCGCTTTGGTCGAGGAGTCGCTGGCCTCGCGACGCTTCGGTTTCTACGCCATTCAGGCGGCCATTTCGGCGACCCATGCCGAAGCGGCTTCGAGCGAGGAAACGGATTGGGCTCAGATCGTGGCCCTCTACGATGTCTTGCTGCGCATCGAGCCATCGCCAGTGATCGAACTCAATCGCGCTGTGGCGGTCGCCATGCGGGACGGACCCGAGGCGGGCCTGGCTTTGATTGACGCGTTGTTGGAGCGAGGCGAGTTGGTCGATTATCACTTGGCGCATTCCGCCCGTGGCGAGCTTCTGCATCGACTGGGGCGCGGAGAGCTTGCCAAGGCAGCGTTTGAGACGGCCCTCGGACTCGCCAAGCAGGAGCCGGAGCGCCGTTTTCTGCGTCGCCGGATCGCGGCGCTTTAG
- a CDS encoding YciI family protein produces the protein MRVMVLVKATKSSEAGEMPSEQLMADMGTFNEALVKAGIMRTGDGLKPSSAGVRVRFSGKERMVTDGPFVETNELVAGYWLWEVASMDEAIEWVKRCPNPMPEDSEIEIRPFYEPEDFAKADPSGKLREREEALRDAISLQSAQVQSYLFFSGRCEEALSFYTEVLAAKVGMMMRFSECPDPLPEGMLQPGFENKIMHADFTVGKTNLMASDGCGESGSYEGFRLSLTVSTEADAARVFNALSEGGKIDMPLGKTFWSPCFGMVTDKFGIGWMVTIPDPANS, from the coding sequence ATGAGAGTGATGGTATTAGTGAAGGCCACCAAGAGTTCCGAAGCGGGTGAAATGCCCAGCGAGCAATTGATGGCGGACATGGGGACGTTCAACGAAGCGCTGGTCAAAGCGGGCATCATGCGGACTGGCGATGGGCTTAAACCCAGCTCTGCCGGAGTGCGTGTGCGCTTTAGCGGCAAGGAGCGCATGGTGACCGATGGTCCTTTCGTGGAAACGAACGAGCTCGTCGCGGGCTATTGGCTGTGGGAGGTCGCGTCCATGGACGAAGCGATCGAATGGGTGAAGCGTTGCCCAAACCCGATGCCGGAGGATTCCGAGATCGAGATTCGTCCCTTCTATGAACCGGAGGACTTCGCGAAGGCCGATCCGTCGGGCAAGCTGCGAGAGCGGGAGGAAGCGCTTCGCGATGCGATTTCCCTGCAGTCCGCTCAGGTGCAGTCCTACCTCTTTTTCAGTGGTCGCTGCGAGGAAGCTCTCTCGTTCTACACGGAGGTCTTGGCTGCGAAAGTCGGCATGATGATGCGCTTCAGCGAGTGCCCGGATCCTTTGCCGGAGGGGATGCTTCAGCCAGGATTCGAAAACAAGATCATGCATGCGGATTTCACCGTTGGGAAAACGAATCTCATGGCCTCCGATGGCTGTGGCGAGTCGGGAAGCTACGAGGGCTTTCGTCTTTCGCTCACTGTATCCACGGAAGCAGACGCCGCACGAGTTTTCAACGCTCTCTCGGAGGGCGGGAAGATCGACATGCCATTGGGCAAGACCTTCTGGTCGCCTTGTTTCGGGATGGTGACGGACAAATTCGGTATCGGATGGATGGTTACGATTCCCGATCCAGCGAATTCATAA
- a CDS encoding nuclear transport factor 2 family protein — protein MTKTNDTKADEAKIRKLMADWSDALERKDVDGLVANYASDVILFDAIPPYKRVGVEEIRDTWTHCLPHFPETFQSEHRDITVQVAGDVAFAYGVHHIVADDHPAAKSWMRVTVGFRRIEGQWKVMHEHVSLPFNPMDNQAWSITDPEVLSQPDYSGACAGG, from the coding sequence ATGACGAAAACAAACGACACGAAAGCGGACGAAGCGAAGATTCGAAAATTGATGGCCGACTGGTCCGATGCTTTGGAGCGTAAGGATGTAGACGGACTGGTTGCGAATTATGCTTCGGACGTGATTCTCTTCGATGCGATTCCACCGTACAAACGAGTTGGCGTTGAGGAGATTCGAGACACATGGACGCATTGCTTGCCTCATTTCCCAGAGACATTCCAGTCCGAGCATCGCGACATCACGGTGCAGGTAGCGGGCGATGTCGCGTTCGCATACGGCGTTCATCATATCGTCGCTGACGATCATCCCGCTGCGAAGTCTTGGATGCGGGTGACGGTTGGGTTCCGTCGCATCGAAGGCCAGTGGAAGGTGATGCACGAGCACGTTTCGCTGCCATTCAACCCGATGGACAACCAAGCGTGGTCGATCACGGATCCGGAGGTCTTAAGCCAGCCGGACTACTCGGGAGCTTGCGCGGGAGGCTGA
- a CDS encoding YciI family protein — protein MKYMLLTYGKEDAWTEEERESCMLESMAICDELEAQGKWIASSPLYPVDSATSLRIRDGKRQITDGPFAETNEQLGGYYIIDVDDLDEAISIASRLPPAKKGTVEIRPLFPLPERSAEAEARYEGKPV, from the coding sequence ATGAAGTACATGCTCCTGACTTATGGAAAGGAAGACGCTTGGACGGAAGAGGAACGCGAAAGCTGCATGCTCGAGTCCATGGCGATCTGCGACGAACTGGAAGCCCAGGGAAAGTGGATAGCTTCCTCGCCTCTTTATCCTGTAGACAGCGCCACCAGTTTGCGGATACGCGACGGAAAGCGGCAAATCACCGATGGTCCTTTTGCGGAAACAAACGAGCAGCTCGGCGGATACTACATCATCGATGTAGACGATCTCGACGAAGCGATATCGATCGCAAGCCGCTTGCCGCCGGCTAAGAAAGGAACGGTGGAGATCCGTCCCCTGTTTCCGCTTCCTGAGCGAAGCGCCGAGGCGGAGGCGAGATACGAAGGCAAGCCTGTATGA
- a CDS encoding DoxX family protein, with amino-acid sequence MNKSKTKLAGWILSGLLSAFLIFASASGKFTDWEGKEEMFSHLGWSIDTMVAIGILEVLIAILYLVPRIAFYGAIMLSAYLGGAVATHVRVGDPYFMPALLGIVAWVSLALRDPSVWNLALGKRNELSTTD; translated from the coding sequence ATGAACAAATCAAAGACAAAGCTGGCCGGCTGGATCTTGAGCGGCCTGTTGTCGGCGTTTCTCATCTTCGCGAGCGCCAGCGGAAAGTTCACCGATTGGGAAGGGAAGGAGGAGATGTTTAGCCATCTCGGGTGGTCGATCGATACCATGGTTGCTATCGGGATACTTGAGGTGTTGATCGCCATTCTCTACCTTGTTCCTCGCATCGCGTTCTATGGAGCGATTATGCTCTCCGCATATCTCGGAGGCGCCGTCGCTACTCATGTGCGCGTTGGTGATCCCTATTTTATGCCGGCGCTGCTTGGCATCGTCGCTTGGGTCTCCCTGGCGTTGCGCGATCCGTCGGTTTGGAATCTAGCGCTTGGAAAACGTAACGAATTATCAACTACGGATTAG
- a CDS encoding VOC family protein, giving the protein MKLNTKVTPWLGFKNQAEEAAAFYTSLIPDSRVGKVRRNPANDEVLFVEFVLGGIPVCALNVGQDWEFTTAFSWSVACDTQEELDRIWNALCEGGKEVQCGWLEDRYGLSWQIVPAQLGQWMDDPDGERTSRVLNAVWSMVKLDIPTLQAAYEGREVT; this is encoded by the coding sequence ATGAAACTGAATACGAAAGTCACCCCGTGGCTCGGCTTCAAGAACCAGGCCGAAGAAGCCGCGGCTTTTTATACCTCGCTGATTCCGGACTCTCGAGTGGGCAAGGTTCGACGTAATCCCGCCAATGATGAGGTCCTGTTCGTGGAGTTCGTGCTTGGTGGCATCCCCGTTTGCGCTCTGAATGTCGGGCAGGACTGGGAGTTTACCACCGCCTTTTCATGGTCGGTCGCCTGCGACACGCAGGAGGAGCTGGATCGGATTTGGAACGCCTTGTGCGAGGGCGGAAAGGAAGTGCAGTGCGGCTGGCTCGAGGATCGCTACGGCCTATCGTGGCAGATCGTGCCGGCCCAATTGGGCCAGTGGATGGACGACCCGGATGGTGAGCGAACCAGTCGCGTGCTGAATGCGGTCTGGAGCATGGTGAAGCTGGACATTCCCACGCTACAGGCTGCTTACGAGGGAAGGGAGGTCACGTGA
- a CDS encoding YciI family protein, giving the protein MKYLILLHAEEGAWSPEDYKAALAESIKLCHELASEDVFLGAHPLQAPETGAVVRVREGKRFVSDGPYAETKEYLGGYFLVDVPSMEEAIEIAARIPGSHRGTAEIRPVLEVEGLPGGV; this is encoded by the coding sequence GTGAAGTATTTGATCCTGCTGCACGCGGAGGAGGGAGCGTGGTCGCCTGAGGACTACAAGGCCGCTCTGGCTGAGTCGATCAAGCTCTGCCACGAGCTCGCGTCGGAAGACGTGTTTCTCGGGGCTCATCCCCTTCAGGCGCCCGAAACGGGAGCAGTGGTCCGCGTGCGAGAGGGAAAGCGTTTCGTGTCCGATGGCCCTTACGCGGAAACCAAGGAGTATCTGGGAGGCTACTTTCTGGTGGACGTGCCCAGCATGGAGGAGGCGATCGAAATCGCAGCTCGAATCCCTGGTTCGCATCGCGGCACCGCGGAAATTCGCCCCGTGCTTGAAGTGGAGGGCTTGCCAGGAGGCGTTTAG